A segment of the Fusarium musae strain F31 chromosome 2, whole genome shotgun sequence genome:
GCTCCTCGTGGCGGGTCATCACCCTTGAACAACATCCTTGACCCACGGAGTACCAGAGAACTCCGGATCCAGTCTCAGAAATTCATCCAAGAAAGCGTACCAATAGCCTCTGCGTTGTGTGCAttgctccttgagctcgttCTGGTTATCGTCAAAGCCCCTTGTGATTAAGTCCCCGAACTTGCCTTCCTCCTTAAGTACCTCTACCAGCACACGTATACCAATGCAGGCACGTATACCAACCGTGGAGGATAACTCAATTACCTCCAGCACTTCATGAATCGTGTTAATACCAACGTTGGATAGAACGCGGTGGAAAACTCCGAACTTCTTGTAACCTGCTTCGAATAGATCCAAGATTTGATCCCAGTTCGACACATCGCAGCTCTTGAAGAGTATGCGGCCTCCTAGTTGATTTATGAGGGAAGTTCCCTCCCTCTCGTTCAAGTCTCCAAGGATGACATTCACTTCCTGCTCTATACAATGAATTAGTTTTCACCTTGAACCATGAACACTTGGTCTCTTCCAAAGAGTACCTACCAACAGCCGCTTCCAGCGCAGCTCGTCctagtttactattattaattaaattatattatttttattattttataatattactttttatttataagtaatatctttttaataattatataagttaatactataaatatatatattaaaagtaaagtaaataagatttataaaaactttatttttaatataactttttaaaatattattataaagatttttatagctattattattactaagcttttaatattttttataatatagctttataatattatataatataagatatattaaaaaatataaaagtaatataagctacttattaattatttattatataattataataaaaattattttaaaagtattatcttaagttaataaacttacttttaataaatagcttattttatatatattttatatactttaacttaattatttttataaataagtaatagctacttatttatatacttttaaagttagttattaaactatctagctttttagctaaaagtaagaccttaagtaattataagggtaataagtatattacttatatatatttattagtatcctttacttttatagcctaggggctaaagcctcttttaaaacctgaaccttaCTGCAGTAAGGTTTAAGAGCAGAGTAGATCGTTAGACCAGCACACATCATGACTGACGTGTCGATTGCACTTATACCATCTGGCACAAGTGCGACTTGTCTCGCATCCACAGCCGCATATTCTCTGAATCCGCCTGGCCCGCTATTACCGTTTTTCACCCTATTTGGGCAATATACAGAGTATACAGGCGAATCTGCGTCTGGGTCCGCGGCACTCAGACCGGATATGCACTCGAAGCATGTCGTGCAAGGACGAAAAGATCGGCCTCCCACACCAACTCGGTCACCAAATCGAAGTGAGATGGCCGGGCTTGCCAATGCTACTACAGTGCCAGCAAATTCATGACAGTCAATGTGTGGAAATGATGGCGGATTGGGTGCCATATGGCCTGCGGCAAGAACAGCGTCTGTGTGGCAGTAGGAAGCGGCTTCGACCTTGATCAAGACATCATGAGGTTCTTTCATGGAAGGAAAATGTATGTCGCAATACTCTTATGGCTGATTTTAAGCCTTGACCAGCTGTGCCTTCATGGTCGCGGGTAAAGTTATTGGATTGGCCATTGTTACGGTTGCCGATTAAGCTAGAGCAATCGTTGAGAACAGGCTAGTCCTTGAAGAATGACTCAAAAAAGAACTTACGCCGTAAATCTATTGTTACGAGCGAGTCAAtccacctcttcttccctttaGAAAGCATTTCAAGAAGCAAATTATCTGGCCCCGGTCTGTCTGTGGAGGCAATCTCTCGCCTCCACATAGGCCATATACATTATGCGGGGATGCAGCTTGACTTACACCATGCAACCCATCAAAAGGGACAGCAGCATTGAAAAATCTGAAGAAGTTGATATTGAATGGTATCATGGCTGGCCTGAACAAATTCCCGCCGGTCTACGTGAACCTATCCGCACTCGATGCTGGACACCTCACTCTGACCGAGAACCTGTTTGTCACAGAAGCCGACTGTAACAAGAGAGCAACTGTACCCTCACTTGCGTTCCTCGTGAATCACCCGGCAAATGATGGTAGCAAAGAAGTGAATCTTGTCTTTGACCTAGGTTTGAAACCACCAGCACCGGTATCCCGGGTTTTATTTGGCGGGCAAGTTGCCATCCACTACTGGAGGATCTATTCCTTTCCTGATCACACTGATAAAAGGCTCAATTTCTGCGTTGTAAACATCCCAATGTGCAGGGTAGAGACAATCATCGCGAAGACGAGCGAGAACATCCTCCTTTGAGGGTGCGCTCACAATCATAGTGCTATATTTAAAGCGTGCTTCATGCAAGTCAGCTGCAGGCTTCTCCACAACAACCCCTGACTCAGCAGCAAGTTGAATTAGTCTTTGTTCCCAATTGTAACTATTCAGGAGCAGCAGTCAATAGCCCGACTCACCTGCACAGAGCCAATAGTCGGGTTCCCGATTAGTGCGCTGCCTGTGCTCTCTGAATATCAAGTAAGCCATGCTGTTATAGTAATTGCTATCTTTGAATATTTGGGATCTTACATTACTTGTTCCCGAGATACCGGAATTCCGCTTTGGCCCCCTACATGAAGGGGCAGACGGATAATCCATTCATAATTTTTTTGAGTTGCAGTATTTCCAGAAGCCATTTTTCGCAAAGGGTAGCTGAGGCGCTGGCAGATATGAAGATAGAATGTGATTAAAACATTGCACATTGACGCGCATTAGTGTCGACacccttataatacttatcaTCCTGCCGGTTGGCTTGTTCTCAAATCTCGGAGGCTCGGGTTCGAAATCGGAGTACTACATCCATCGACTCGGCTCCCCGGCTACCCCACAAACCAGGACACCACCACCCCGGGCTTCATAtgctaatagtaactttaggttaactGGATCACCTAGCGGATTGATATAAGACAGTTGCAAAAGGGGTCCGATACATTCGTTAGGTCTGTTGAAGCTAGCCTCATGTATAAACAGACTTTCGGTGTTTGTTATATTTCCGGCTTCCGGGAAATGGGGCTTAGTTGCTAGGATTCCAGTAATAATAGATTGACCGACAAGTCGGCTTTGTGGTGCGGTTGCGGAGACAACCATCAGAAAGAGGGGTTCCGGTCCAGAAAATGGGGCGAAATCGATTTCCGGAAGCTGGGTCCTCGACTATCCGAGTGGCTCCCTGACACATGTAACTAGTTTTAAAAGCCGACTATTCTAGTAAAGCGAAAAGGAAAAAAcgattaatttattactaggCAGTTTATCTTGGACTATTTTAAGAAGTAATAAATCCAAGCCCCTTACCCTATTGCCCTTGTATTGTACTGATCAACATTGTTATACAAAATGAGCCGGCTTCAACACCCAACATTAGGTACCATCGAAGGCCTAGCCAGTGGAAATGTCACGCAATTCCTTGGTATCAAGTATGCTTCATTAGATCACAGATTTGGGACACCAAAGCTGTACAATGGCCAGGCATCCTCAGGTCTTGTTAATGCCAAATCAGTGGGGTATGTTCCTTGGCTCGTTTTCCTCTCCGCCACTCAACTCTGACATCATCTAAATACACAAATAGACCCGCTGCCATTGGCATTCCGAATGGCTGTCAACTCGAGCATGGCCTGATCCAGCATAGCCTACCAATCCCCGACTTCCCGCCAGAGTCAGATACTGAGTGTCTCAACCTCTCAGTCACCGTTCCATGTGATAGAGTAAGAGCAGGAAAGAAACTGCCCGTCTTTGTTTTCATTCATGGCGGTGGCTTGGCCTTTGGTTCTGGGACATGGCCGCAATATGACCAAGCCAAGATCGTTCGTCGGTCAGTCGAGTTGCAACTCCCCATAATTGGGGTGGTGATCAAGTATGCTTCCTCTAGGATACTGTTATTGACAATCCATGGTCTGACTATTTGCAGTTACCGTACAAATATATTTGGTTTTCTGACTTCAGAGGAGTTACGCAAAGCAGGCTTCAAGGCCAACAATGGTCTTCGGGACCAGAAGGTCGCATTCGAGTGGGTTAGAGCGCACATTGAAGGATTTGGAGGTGATCCCGATCAAGTCACTGCTATCGGGCAGAGCGCTGGAGGAGGTAAGTTGCACACGCCTGATGAATGGCTAGCCTGATCAAAGACGATGCGCTGATGCCGATGATCAAAGTTTCTGTCACTAGTCTCCTTCAATGCCCAGAAAAGCTCTTCCAGCGGATGGCCGTTCTATCCGGATCCTGTCTTTTTCGTAGACCAGTATCACTGGACGCTTATGAACAGTTTTATCAGGAGTTCTGCAAAGCACAAGGCTTTGGAGACATctctggagaagagagaataCGGGCCATCGAAGACCGAGACAGCCTCGAACTGCTTCTCAAAACGCCCCCTTCCGTACCTTCGCTCCCAGCATTGGACCATGACCTATTGAAAGAGGAGATCAGTTTCGAGAAAGCCAAGGACTGGTCAAATGCACAACAACCCCGACTTCCTGGACTAGAATGGTGCAAAGAAATTGTCTTTGGCGATTGTGAATATGATGTGAGATATAATTTTTGTCCCTGGCTTTCAATTGTTCGCTGACTCATACGATGTATGAATAACCAGGCTAGTGTGTTCTTGCGTCCCCTGACTGCACGGGGTTCGAACGTCGCGCAAGAGCTCTCGAACTCACTCAATCGTGCCATTCCAGGCAAGCAGCTAGCCATCGCCGCCTTGCTTGACGATTACGGTATATCTAATGCTGTGGATGACGGCTCAGCGTGCCTTGCAATTTCACACCTCGCCAACGACCTCTCATTCTATCTTCCCTGCGATGTATTCGCACAATTCTTCCCGGGAACAAAATACATTTATCATCTGAACGAACCCAATCCATGGGACGGCCCATTCAGAGGAAAGGCTGCGCACGTTGTGGATGCCACGTTTCTCTTCAAGAACTTTGACCAGTTCCTTCCCCCATGGACAAAGGCAGTGGCACAGGGGTTCGGTGACAATATTATCAAATTTGTCGCTGGCCAAGTGCCATGGCAGGCGAGCTTGAGCGACGATCGTGTGGCATTAGTATATGGAAATGACGCTAGAGGCGGGGAATTACGCAAGGACGAGCCGGAAGGTGTCGGTAGGCGGGCAGCCTTGTTTCGGTATGAAGAGTCCATCGGCTTTGACGCGCTTCTGGAGGCTGTCAGCGAGTTCGTGGCTGGGAAGTAGGATACATTATGTTGAACAcaatataaatattacatCTACTTGAGTTTACGGTTACATTTGTAGTCCCCTAAGAGATAGATACAGCTAAACTGAACAACGGCCGCTAGGTGGAAAAACCAAGGGTAACTATGCCGCAGTCTAATGCCCAGGTGAACCGCAAACAACAGCCTGCAGCAGATGTTGATAGCTATATTCTCATAGGGTCAACTACAGACCTTCTAATCAAGACGAGATATCAAGCTCCTCTTTTCTACACTAAAGTACAGACAATGCACTCATAAACTACCAGGCTATATGCAACGCGAGATTCTCGATACTTCTATCGCTTATTATTCCTAACGACGACAAATTGGAATTTCTCAGTCCTGTCATCCCCACTGTTATTTACAGGACCGTATCGAATGCAGCTATCTTCTAGGCTATTATCGCCATTCGTTGCCATAGACTCATACTCTTCCTACGATAATATATCCTGcctactttattatttaaaccGTTCCTTCAGTCTCACACGAACATCTAGGGGATCTACAACCATAAAAAATTCATTTTTCCAAGGTGTTTCTTTATCCACAAGATCAACCTCAAAAAATCGGTAAAACTGAGCCGTGAATTTGTGAAGCTCAACCTAGTGGAATAAATCGTTAGCACCTCATCTCAGCAACGAATCTGGGGACTTATGTTACTGGTGGGGATAGGATATGACTTGACAGGAATATAGACAGGATCGTAAAAGGTAGGACAACACATACAAGAGCAATGTTCTTGCCTAAGCAACCTCTTGCGCCGCTCCCAAATGTCATGCTAGCATTATCAAGGCGAGTATATGCATCACTGCTTTCCAGCCAGCGATCCGGTCGAAACTTATCGGCGTCATCACCGAAGATGGATGGCTCTTTGTTCACTGCCATGGCACTAATACCAATGGTATACCCACGCGGAATCCAATACTTGTCCACTGTGATGCCGGGAGAAACACGCAGCAATTGTCCGCAGATAGCAGGGACAATTTGACTGCCTCAGCAACGACTGCTCGGATCAAAGGGATCTGCTTAGTTTGGTTGAAGGTGAGCGGCTCGAGGGCTCCGAGTTCATTAGCAGTGTAGAAGTCGTCTATGTCCTTCTGTAGCCGTTTGTATATGTCGATATGCAAACCCAGATACACTATGATAGCTCTCATGGAAATTGATGTCGTATCCGAGCCGGCTCCACTAGAAGAGATACAGACATTAGATACAATGCACTAACACCAAATGCGGTAACTGAGGCCATTTGGGTATGACAGGAGGAGCCATGTCTGCACTTACAATGCAGTTTGTACGTCACGCAGGATTTCCCTCTCAATATTTTCTACGGTAGGTTCCATGGTTGGCTTGGCGTAGGTGAAATGTGACAGCATGTCTTTTCGATCCACACCACTTCTGCCAGTGACGCGATCGCGAACCCGGTCAACCGAAAACTGGAAGAAACCCTCCATTGGGTTCTTGATCCTGAGAATACGACTTTGGATAAAGGTGGTGACCGGGTTTCTGAGGAAAGCAGTTTGTGTGGGAATGTCCCCGAGAAGGACGACTAGTTTTGTGATACGGTTAATGGTTGCTCTGATGTCACCGACATCCTTTCCTTGGCTCAAGTGACCCATAGGCTGGCCACAGACTAGGTCGGAGATGAAATCGAAGGCAAGGTGGTGAGACCATTCTGACATGTCGATTGGCTGACCGTCGTTGGAAGCTACGTACTCTCGGATTTTCGACCAACAAAGATCGAGTACGCTTTACATATAAGGTTCGTAGGCGATGATGGAGGACATTGCGTAGGCGTTTGAGGAACGCTTTCGAATGAGAGCATGGTTCGCTGGGTCAATCTCATTGAAAGCGTCAGGCAAGTCGAGCCGAAATGCATCGTAGAACTGATGCTTCCGAGCATTGTTGTTTCCGAAGCCATATATCTGCTTGAGGGAAACGGCGTCGACGGTAGAAACTTCATCGGCATTGATACGGACCACCTTTCCGTATTTCTTGTGAAGGTTTACGATATCCTCATGGAATGTACCTCTCCAATAAAGGTATGTGCGGTAGAGTCCGGTCACCTTTGCTGGCCAAGGTCCCGGAACGGCCGCAAGTGGGTGGAAAAGAATTCGATAGGCGACAAGAATAGCTAAAAAGCCAACCCATGCCAGTATGACAACAGTAAAGGGGAGATAATTCCAGGCGCTGTCGCCTAAGATCCCAGCGTTGAGAATCATAATTGTAGAAGTATTGATTTGTTTATGCAGCAAGCACCAGATATGAGATTTATTGGGGGAAAGCCTCTCAATCGTGAGGCAAATTCATGTTTAAGGCAAACTTTGCCAAAGTTGGTCTCCTTTAGGTTCTTATAGTCCCCCACCAGGGGCAGAGTTGATATAGGACCGGGGGCCGCCACTGGCTTATTGAGTCTGGGGAAAAGATCTGGGGAAAGGATGCGGGGAAGCGGAGCTGGCAGAACCAGGGAGTATCACGAGTGTATGATAGTCTGCTCATGAGCTCCTCCGGTACTGTCAAGATTCCATTATCTCCACGGCCCGAGATATAGTGGACCCCTGAAGCCCTTGCCTCTAGCCCCTACTCGTCTCGGGGCTTGGTCTAATACTTACCGAGTTGGCAACCAATGAGAGATCAAGATTACGATCGCACCTGTTATAGACTACTGCCCGCCGTGTCGGTTCCGAGAAGATCCCGGCCGCCTTCCAGACCGATACCGAGAATCCAGTCGGATTCAAGATAATACAGCACTTAGTTTTAGGGGGTGACAAAACCAATATCAATGTTGAGTACTAGCATAAAGGGCTTTCACTCAGCCTAAAGTCGCTTTGACCGATTGCACACAAATCAATTCTTTCATCGACGTCTTGGAACACTCTTAGCCATGGCCGCTCCAAGCTCCACCGCTTCCCCTTCACAGGTCTTCCGCATTCTTGTTATTCCCGGAGATCACGTTGGGCCAGAGCTTATGAAGGAATCCCTTCGTGTACTGCATACCGTCGAAGCCACATCCCATGGACGGCTGAAGTTCGAGCTAAACCATCAAATTGCCGGGGGGTGCAGCATTGACAAACACGGCACTCCCATCACGGATGAGGTGCTGCGGATTGCAAAGGAAGAAAGCGATGCAGTCTTGTTTGGCAGCGTCGGTGGACCGGAGTGGTGAGTCGAGTTTCTTCCTTTTACCTGGTTTGTATGTATGCTGACAACGAATTAGGGGCACAGCATCACCAAACCCTGAGTCTGGGCTCCTTCGCCTCCGACAACATCTTGATGCTTTTGCAAACATCCGCCCTTGTGTGTTCTACTCACGCAGCCTGATTCCACTGTCGCCACTCAAGCCATCGGTTGTAGAGGGCACTAAATTCATTATTGTTCGCGAGAATACCGGCGGAGCTTACTTTGGCACAAAGGTCGAGGTACCGGACTTCGCAAGCGACTCGTGGGCATACAGTCAGCCAGAGATTGAGCGCTGCGCTCGTGTGTCTGCTGCGTTGGCAATCAGTCTGGGCAAAGACGGCAAGGGAAATGGAGGCCCAGCCACGGTGTGGTCCAGCGACAAAGCAAACGTCCTCGTATCAGGTCGACTCTGGAGGAAGGTGACGAGTGAAGTATTCGAGAAGGAGTTCCCCCAGATTGAGCTGAAGCATCAATTGGCCGACAGCCTATCAATGATCATGGTCAAGAACCCCAAGACGTTCAACGGTATAATACACACGGACAACACATTTGGCGATATGCTCTCGGATGAGGCGGGAGGAGTGGTCGGCACATTGGGTCTGCTTCCCAGTGCCAGTCTCTGTGGCATTCCTCACGGCAAGTCTCGCTGCAATGGCATCTACGAACCCGTTCACGGCTCAGCTCCGGATATTTCAGGCAAGGGTATCGTCAACCCAGTGGCTGGAATCCTCTCTACAGCAATGATGTTACGGTATTCGTGCAACCTCGAGCATGAAGCCGCCGCCATCGAGGCCGCTGTGGAGAAGGTCTTGGATGGGAAGGACATTGGCGGTTTGGAAATCCGCAGCCGTGATCTCGGTGGGACAGCTACTACCACAGAGGTTGGCGAGGCTGTTTGCACCGTTCTGGAGCGGCTTCTGAGCTGAGATTTAGGGTTAGAGTAACTTGACAATGACTAAGACCCGTCGCTCTGCGTTTTGCCTCCCTTCGGCTTTTGCCTGCACCCGAGAGATCCGGCAGGCCAACGTCCACCACGCAGTGCTATAAAGCTCTTAGGTCACCTAAATGCTATACTGCCTGAACCGGGTTTAGTAGAGTGctattttgagttgatagaaCTCACAGTTGATGCTTACCTAACGAGTCTTGTATATCT
Coding sequences within it:
- a CDS encoding hypothetical protein (EggNog:ENOG41~MEROPS:MER0030934) gives rise to the protein MSRLQHPTLGTIEGLASGNVTQFLGIKYASLDHRFGTPKLYNGQASSGLVNAKSVGPAAIGIPNGCQLEHGLIQHSLPIPDFPPESDTECLNLSVTVPCDRVRAGKKLPVFVFIHGGGLAFGSGTWPQYDQAKIVRRSVELQLPIIGVVINYRTNIFGFLTSEELRKAGFKANNGLRDQKVAFEWVRAHIEGFGGDPDQVTAIGQSAGGVSLDAYEQFYQEFCKAQGFGDISGEERIRAIEDRDSLELLLKTPPSVPSLPALDHDLLKEEISFEKAKDWSNAQQPRLPGLEWCKEIVFGDCEYDASVFLRPLTARGSNVAQELSNSLNRAIPGKQLAIAALLDDYGISNAVDDGSACLAISHLANDLSFYLPCDVFAQFFPGTKYIYHLNEPNPWDGPFRGKAAHVVDATFLFKNFDQFLPPWTKAVAQGFGDNIIKFVAGQVPWQASLSDDRVALVYGNDARGGELRKDEPEGVGRRAALFRYEESIGFDALLEAVSEFVAGK
- a CDS encoding hypothetical protein (EggNog:ENOG41), which encodes MSEWSHHLAFDFISDLVCGQPMGHLSQGKDVGDIRATINRITKLVVLLGDIPTQTAFLRNPVTTFIQSRILRIKNPMEGFFQFSVDRVRDRVTGRSGVDRKDMLSHFTYAKPTMEPTVENIEREILRDVQTAFGAGSDTTSISMRAIIVYLGLHIDIYKRLQKDIDDFYTANELGALEPLTFNQTKQIPLIRAVVAEAVKLSLLSADNCCVFLPASQWTSIGFRVGIPLVLVPWQ
- a CDS encoding hypothetical protein (EggNog:ENOG41), with product MILNAGILGDSAWNYLPFTVVILAWVGFLAILVAYRILFHPLAAVPGPWPAKVTGLYRTYLYWRGTFHEDIVNLHKKYGKVVRINADEVSTVDAVSLKQIYGFGNNNARKHQFYDAFRLDLPDAFNEIDPANHALIRKRSSNAYAMSSIIAYEPYM
- the LEU2_1 gene encoding 3-isopropylmalate dehydrogenase (EggNog:ENOG41); this encodes MAAPSSTASPSQVFRILVIPGDHVGPELMKESLRVLHTVEATSHGRLKFELNHQIAGGCSIDKHGTPITDEVLRIAKEESDAVLFGSVGGPEWGTASPNPESGLLRLRQHLDAFANIRPCVFYSRSLIPLSPLKPSVVEGTKFIIVRENTGGAYFGTKVEVPDFASDSWAYSQPEIERCARVSAALAISLGKDGKGNGGPATVWSSDKANVLVSGRLWRKVTSEVFEKEFPQIELKHQLADSLSMIMVKNPKTFNGIIHTDNTFGDMLSDEAGGVVGTLGLLPSASLCGIPHGKSRCNGIYEPVHGSAPDISGKGIVNPVAGILSTAMMLRYSCNLEHEAAAIEAAVEKVLDGKDIGGLEIRSRDLGGTATTTEVGEAVCTVLERLLS